A window of Candidatus Glassbacteria bacterium genomic DNA:
CTCTTCAACTTTTTGCCGAGTTTGCGCAAACGAATCGGCTTCTTCATCGTCAACGTGGCGCCCGCCTCCTTGGCCTTGTTTAGATCGGTCGGCGAGTAGTGACCGGTGGTGGCGATGATCGGAACCCGCGGATCGATCTCGCGGATGCGGCGGATCACTTCGTAGCCGTCGACGCGCGGCATCCTGATGTCGGTGATGACCAGGTCCGCGGGCGCCGCCTCGAACTTCTCGAGAGCCTCGACACCATCCACCGCCGCCTCGACCTCGTAGCCCTTGCCCTGGATGTATTCGGCGATTTCCGCTCGAATATCCGTCTCGTCGTCCACCACCAGGATTTTCCGGGCCATGATTACCTCCCGCGACATTACTCGCCAGCGCGGCCCGAGCCCTTGGACTTCGGGCCGCTTTTCTTGTCGTCCTCCAGCGCCGGGAGGGTGACCGTGAACCGTGCCCCTCCGTCCGCGTTGGCGGCCTCTATCGTACCCCCCATGTCCCTGACGATGCCATAGCTGACGGACAGTCCAAGCCCGGTTCCCTGGCCGACCTCCTTGGTCGTGTAGAAGGGTTCGAAGATGCGCGGAATCACGTCTTCCGGGATGCCGCCGCCGGTGTCCTCCACGGTCAGCCTGAGCTTGTTCTCCGAACCCAGGTCCTCGACGCCGATGATGATTTTCCCCGCGTCAGCGGACGAGTCCCGGTTCGACCCGATCGCATCCCTGGCGTTGGTCAGGAGATTGAGCACGACCTGCTCCAGTTGCGCACCATGACCCGAGACGCTCCGGCAACGCTCCGGCAACGCCGTCTCCACCTCGATGGACCTGAGTCGTAACTGTTGACCCATGAGGCCGAGCGCGTTTTCCATGACTTCCCTGGGGTCGAATGCCTGGGGTTTCTCGTCGGCAACGCGTCCGAAAATTCGCATGTGGTCGATGATCCCGGCGGCGCGCTCGATCTGGGCGCTGATGCGGTCGAGTTTCCTCCGAAGGTATTCGCTACCGACATCGCCATCCTCAAGGCGTTCGAGGGTGCTGTCGGCGGCCATCCGAATGACGCTCAGTGGCTGGTTCAACTCATGCGCCATGCCCGTCGCCATCTCACCCAGGGTGGCGAGTTTGGAAGACTGAATGAGCTGTGCCTGGGTACGCCTGCGTTCGGTGATGTCCTCCTTGACCGCCAGGAAATGGGTGATGGTGCCGTCCGGCGCCGTGATGGGCGAGATGGAGGCGGCTTCCCAGTAAAGCTCGCCGTTCTTTTTCCTGTTGTGGAACTCGCCGCGCCACTCGCCGCCGGAGGTGATGGTCCGCCACAGCCGTTTGTATTCCTCGGGCGGCGTGTGCCCCGATTTCAGGATGCGGGGGTTCTTTCCGATGGCCTCTTCGGCGGCGTAGCCGGTGATCTGCTCGAACTTGGGGTTGACGTATTCGATGTTGCCCTCGGTGTCGGTGATGATTACCAAGGCCGGGCTCTGCTCCACCGCGCGCGACAGCTTGCGAAGCTCCTCCTCCGCCCGCTTGCGCTCGGTGATGTCCTGGATGATACCGACCATGCCCGTCACGCCACCGGCGTCATCGAGGATCAATTCCGCCTTCGAATAGCAGGCGCGGCAGGTCCCGTCGGGTCGGATCACTCGGTACTCGAACTCATACGGACGGCGGTTGGCAACCGCCTCCTCGACCGATTTCTTTACCGCGTCACGGTCCTCCGGATGAACCATTTCCAGAAACCGGGCGAAGCTGGGGCAGGGCGAGTCCGGGGCGAGTCCGAAAATCCGGAAGGTCTCGTCGGACCACATCCCTTCATCGGTGGTCGTATTCCACTCCCAACTGCCCAGGTTTCCTATCTGCTGAGACGCGGCGAGCACGGCCGCGCTTTCGCGCAACGCCTTATCTGCCCGCATGCGCTCGGTGATGTCGCGGACGGCCATCGCCCGCTGTTCCCGCCCCTTGTAGGCGATCTCGCGCGAGGACACTTCCATGGGGAAGGTAGAACCGTCCTTGCGGCGGCCGGCGGCCTCGTAGTATTCCGCCACCTGCCACATCAGCCTTTCGCGGACCATCTCCAGGGATTCCGGGGCCACCAGTTCGAGGACCCTGGTTCCCCGGAGTTCGTCCGCGGCGCAACCGAACATCTCGGCGAAACGCTCGTTGGCGTCGAGGATGACACCGCTGTCGTGGATCAAGAGGCCGTCGAAACTCGCATCGGCGAAGCCGCGCCAGCGTTCCTCGCTTTCGCGCAGCGCCGCCTCCGCCCGCCTGCGGTCGGTAATGTCGGTGAAGACAGAGCGGCTTTCGGTGATGTTCCCCTCGGCGTCCTTCACCGGCTCGACCGACAGGCCTATCCAGATGAGGTCGCCGTCCTTGCGCTTCATCTGGAGCTCGGCTCTCCGGATCGACTTTCCTCTCTGGAAATTCCGGTATACGAACTTGGCCTTGGCCAAGCCGTCCGACGTGTCGGCGAAGAGATCCGAGACGTTCATCCGTTTCAGGTCGTCTCGGTCGTAGCCGAGCAACCGAAGAGCCATGCGGTTGAACCTCAAAATCGATCCATCCACGGCGCTGACCGAGGCGTAGGCGACCGGCGCGTTCTCATAGAGATCGCGGTAGCGTTCCTCGCTCTCGCGTAGCGCATCTTCCGCCCGTCGACCTTTCCGGCGCGTCTTCGCCTCTAGCATTTCCCGTTTGATGGCGGGGATGAGGCGCGCGAGAGAGTCTTTCAAGACGAGATCGTGGGCGCCCGCTTTCATCAGGTCCGCGGCCCTTTCCTCGCCGACGGCGCCCGAGACGACGATGAAGGGAAGGTCCACGTCCAGTTCCCGAAGCAGCGCCAAGGCGGCGGGCGGACTGAACTTTGGCAATTTGTAATCGCACAGCACCACGTCCCAGGCCTTGTCCGCAAACGCGGCGCGCATGGCTTCGGCTGTTTCGACCCGTTCATGCACCGGATCGAAGCCGCCCCGGCGCAGATGGCGCACCAGAAGGCGGGCGTCGCCCTCCGAATCCTCGACAATCAAGACCTTGAGCGGCTTGGCCATCGACCCTCACCCGGTTTCCGGCGGTGGCTCGTTGAGAAGCAGCCAGTAGAGCCCCAATTGGTTCACCGCCGCGGAAAACGCCTCGAATTCCACGGGCTTGCGGACGTAGCTGTTGGCGCCCAGGTCGTAGCCCTGGATCATGTCCTCCTGCTCGTCCGACGAGGTCAGGATGACTACCGGCTGCAGCTTGGTCTGTTCGTCGGCCCGTACCCGCCGCAGCACTTCCAGTCCGTCGATCTTGGGCAGTTTGAGATCCAGGAGAACGACGGCGGGATTGCCGCCCTCGCGGTCCGCGTAAGGACCCGTTTTGAACAGATAATCGAGGGCCTCGGCGCCGTCGCGGACCACCGTGATCTCGTTGCTGACGTTGAATTTCTTGAGCGCCCGCAAGATGAGCGCTTCGTCGTCGGGATTGTCTTCGACTATCAGGATGGGTCCATCAGTCATATTAGGGGCCTCCTTGTTTCAAAGCGTAAAATACACCGTCGCCCCTTGCTCGACGCCGGACTCGGCCCAAACACTGCCGCCATGGCGCTTCACGACCCGCGCCACCGTCGCCAGGCCGATACCGGTTCCTCCGAACTCGGTGCTGGTATGCAGGCGCTGGAAAGGCTGGAACAGCTTGTCGGCATAGGCCATGTCGAAACCGGCCCCGTCGTCGCGCACGAAGTAAGCCGGTTCCCCGTCGTGGTTGGTGACGCCGAATTCGATTGTCGCGTGATCGTGCTTGGCGGTGAATTTCCAGGCGTTGCCGAGCAGGTTCTCGAGGACGATCCGCATCAGCCGCGCGTCGCCCTCGACAACCGCGCCCGGCGCGATGTCGAAGGTGATCCGGCGCTCCGGCGCGCTCTCCTGGAGTTTCGCCGCGACCGCTTGCGCCAGCTGGGACAGGTCGACCTCGCGGCGTTCGAGCTCGCCCCGGGTCACGCGGGACAGTTTCAGGAGGTCGTCGATCAGTTGCGCCATCTTCTGGCTCCCCGCCCGCACCCGTTGGAGATAGTCCCTGCCCTCGGCGTCGAGCTTGTCTCCATAATCTTCCAGCAGCGCATGGGAGAAGCCGTCCATGCTCCGAAGCGGCGCGCGAAGGTCGTGCGACACGGAATAGCTGAAGGTTTCCAGTTCCTGGTTGACGGCTCCGAGCTCCGCCGTCCGCTCGATCACCCGTTCTTCGAGTTCCACGTTCAGCTTGCGAATTTCCCCTTCTGCCCGCATGCGCTCGATGCTCTGTGCGAGTCTGGCGGCGATGTCGTCGATGAGGCTCCGCTCCTCCTTGAGGAACGGACCTTCGTCCAGTTCGGGTTTCTCTTCGAGGTAGAAGACCTCGACCGCGCCCGCCGGCTCCCCGCCGACGACGATGTCGCTGGCCTGCCTCCACATCGTCTCCTCTAAGTTTCCGGTGGTGAATTCGCGGCCATCCAAGGTGATCCGGGCGCAGGTGATTTCCGGGTAATGCCAAGCGGGAGGGAGAACCTCGACCACCGCCTGCAACGATTCCTCGAGGGAAATTCCCGGGCGATCGAAGATCTTCGAAAGAGAATAAAGGCCGGTCAGCTCCTTGAAGCGTTCGCCGAGATCGTGCGCGTGTTGCCGTAATGCTTCCTCCGCCTCGTCGCGCGAGACCATGGTCGATTTCAGCCTCTCGGCCATGGTGTCGAAGGACCGAGCGACCTGCGCCAACTCGTCCCGCCCGGGCACGTCGATCCTGTGTTCAAAGTCGCCGCGAGCCAGAGCCCGGATGCCCTGTTGGAGGCGGCCGATGGGCCTGACCACGCGCTGGGCGAAGATGAACCAGGTTCCCGCCAACACCGTCACCAGGCATACGCTGAGAACGAAACCCAGCCACTCCGTGCGACGCAGGTCTTGCTCCAGCTCCGCATCGGCATCCCGGGCCAGCTGTGAGGCCAGGGACACCGTCGACTGCGACGTCGTCAGAAGCTGCGCCACCAGCCGCTGCTCCAGTTCGCTCGACAGTTCGGCGGCACCCTCGTCCGCCCGCCGTGCTTCGAAGGCCCGCACCAGCCGCGGAAAAATTTCACTTGTCCTGAGATGATTGGCGCGCATGGTCACCAACGTCGCGCCGCTTCGCTCGCTCGCGAAGGCGGCATCGTCGAGCATCCGCCCCAGGGACTCATTGGCCCGCTGCCACTGGAATCGCGCGCGCGGCTCGTGCTGCAGCAGGTAGTCCCCCATCACCGTGGTGCGCTCGAATACGGTCCGTATGACGGCGTCCGCCGTATCGTGCTTCCTGAAGGCCTCTTCGACACCCTGGGAACTCACATAGTGTTCCCCGACAACCGCGACCGCGATCGCGGTCGAGATGACCGTTCCTATCATGAGGAGCGTCCGAATTCTCAGTGACCGAATCACCGTGATACCCCGGGTCTCACCGCGTCCAGGCCGCCGAAATCGATAGCATGAAAATAAAACTCCGTATCTAACGAATTATGGTTACCGCCTCAGGTTTCACCGACTCCAAAGCATCTATGTAAATATACTCTAAGTAATTTGGAACTTTTGTCTTGTCAGTAAGCTCATTACGTATTGCCCATCTTGCTTCGGATTCTATATTGATAAAAAAAGTTTGGTCGAGTGAAAGATTAAATGTAAAATCATCCCAATGTAATGCAACAACTTCTTTTATCAAATTTAATCTGTTAGCTATTATTTTTTGTGATTCTTCCTTATTGTTATTCAAAAAATCAGTGGCTTTATTAATTCCTCTTAAGAATCTTTCAAGAATTTCAGGATTTTCATTAGCAAAGTTTTTCATAGTTAAAAAATTAAAAGTTGTCTTATAAACCTTTCCACTAGGCAGCCTTATGGCCTTGTCTCCCAATAAATCTCTAGCAGTAGTTCCATGCGGCTCCCAAATAACTTGTGCATCTATATGGCCATTCTTTAATGCTTCTGGCAAGTCTGTTGGAGCAATATTAACCACCTCAACATCGCTAGGAGATATTGAATTATGAATCAAAAAAGTTTCTGTGAAAAATTGGCCTGTTGACCCCATCAAAGTACCTATTTTTTTTCCTTTTAGATCCTCAGCATTATTGATTCCGCTATCTTTATTAGCGATTACTTTAATATCTTCGTAAGCATAGGCAAAGGTACTAATAATAAAAAAGTCTTCTCTGACAAAGCTACTAAACATGATTGGAGTTGGGGCAGCTGCACTTATATCAATGCCTTCACCATTTAGCATAGCTATCAAACTTGCTTTTCCTGAATCAAACTCTTTAATAGTTAAATTTAGTCTTTCTTCCTCAAAATAACCCTTATTTTCTGCTACCCAAACTGCTGCTGGAAGAAAACTTTTTTCTACTCCAATTGTTACCTTTTCAAGAGACCTTGTATATTTTACGGGCTGTGTTTCGCTCCACCAGAAATAGCCGCCGACGACCAGTGCGGCGAGAACAACGACACCACCGAGCAAGGATGCAAGGCGAATTCCCGGGCGTACAAAATGTTTCATGGCAGGTCTCCTTCGGGCACCCGTGTCGACGCAAATGCCCGCAAATCGGAATAACGCGGATCACAACAAGCCATCTACCGAATTCCCCTAGACTGCGACAAATGGGAAGCAGCTTCGGTGACCTCCATCTGAATGCTTCTCGGCGACACACTTAGCGACTTCACATTCCTTGGGCCTTCCGCTCGAACCCGAGGTCCTTGAATCGGCCCTGCCCCGCCGCTTCCACCCGCACCCGCGGCAGATACAGCCTCACGCAGCCGCCCACGCCAAAGATGGCGGAAGTAGATCCCAAGAATCACCCCCTAAGGGCTACCAACAGCCAGTAGGACGACGTAATGAGCAGAGCAAAAGGATCCATGGCAACGTCCGCTTCCCCCGCTAGCGCCGGAATTTGAACCGACTCTTCCCAGAGAACAGTGGAATCGTGGCGACTTCATAGTACCATACTGCCCCCTTCTATGGAAAGAGTATCTGTCTCCACTACGCGATAGTTGGATGTTGGTGGTGTGAAACGTGTCCAAAAGACTCCTTTCGCCCGTTTTCCGTTCCGGTGAAATGATACTTAATTGTCTCTCCCACTCTCCGGTGTCAGGTTTTTCTCATGGCACGATTGGCGCGGGTGGTGGCGCCGGGCATTCCTCATCATGTGACCCCAATTAAGTATCATGTCACCGGAACTCCAGAAAATCTTGGGCTTGATTGATGATTTGCGACATAGACCCGCTCCGGCGTAGGCCGAGGAAATAGACGGCACGGTGAAAACGACAGGAAAGCTGCGTCTGAATTGCGGAAAATACGGTCAAATGGGCTTCCAGACGCGGTCAAACCGCCAAAATCATATCATCCGATGGTTGCTGGAAAATATGGCTACTCCTGAGGGTGCCATGATGGTACAATTTCCATTGATTTGGAGGCTATCTGGGGAATGTCGGCTTAGCGACATTGAGGTTGAGCGGCCCTAGACGGTGTGTGGGCCAAATACGTTGTTAGTCGATTTTTTTGACCACTGGAAAATGGAGAAAACATCATGACAAAGTCATTTACCTGCCGGGATGTTGGGGTCGACTGCGACTGGAAGACCAGTGCTGAAACCGAGGACGCGTTAATGGCTAATATTCAAGTTCACGCCGCCGAGGTCCATCCGACCATTGAATTAACTCCGGAACTCGTGGATACGATCCGCGCTGCGATCAAGGATGGATAGGTCACTGCAAGTGAATTGACGGTCGGGCCCACCAGCGATTTGCTGCCTATTCACACTTGCTATTTTCCCGACCAACTGGCCCAGGTTACATAGGCCCAAACGACTGCTTGTGACTAATTTTCCCCGCCCGGAGCCGCCCCTCGTTTGGTCAGCAATAGGACGTAGAGCCGACATCAATCTCCTGCCCCGTTTCAGGGATGCCGTTCAGTCAACGGATGGCATGGGTTGGGGGGTTCACGATGGCCTGCTTGACGCCCTTGAGGCGCATTTTCCCGGAGCATGGGGGAAATAACCATATACAAGGTGCCGCCGCAAACCGTCCTAGCCCTTGCATGACCACAGGTCGAAGTACTTGTAGGTGGCGGTTTTTTCGTAGTGTTCAACGAAAGTCTCGGCGGATTTTCCGAACAAGGGATGGTTGTCGTTATAGCTTTGCAGGCGGAAGGGCGGCTCGTCCTTGGGGATCAGCCAGTGGCGGGTCCGGCATGAGGAAAATTCCTCGATCAGGTGGGGAGTCACGTCGACGCCCACCGAACTGAGTTCCATGATCACATGGGAATCGACGATGACCGGTTGACCGGCGTAGGCCAGGACAGGCTTGACGAAGGTCAGGCGGTAGTTTTCGAATGACTGCCCGTAGCCCATCTGCACCGTTTCGCCCTGATAGCGCCTGGCGATCGCCATGACTTCCTCGGCCACCGTTTCCGCCTCCATCCTGTTCAGGTTGCGGTCCAGGCGCCGCTGCACCGGGATCGAGATCGCCAGCAGGACCGCCGGGATCAGCGCCAGCGCCGCCATCCGGGCCTTGGGCTTGTCTGCGAAGCCCCGTGAGAATCGCAGAACCGCGTCGACGGTGATGGGCGCCAGCGGCAGGAAATGATAAGGGCCGGCGGCGCTGAACGTGGCCGGATAGATGATGAAAAGAATGCTGCCGCACAGAGCGGCGAAATAGACGGCGTCCCGCCCGTCCACGTGGTTCCGTCCCCTGGCCAGAAGAGCGAAGAGAACAAGAAGGGGCGAAAGGTAGGGCAGCAGGTAGCGAAGGGCGACCCACAACAGGCTGATATCATTCGACCTTCCCGTGACCTGCCTGGCCAGGCCCGACACGTAATCGACCAGGGAAACCTGCTCCAGGGTAAAAGGCGCCAGGAAGACGACCAGCGAAAACAAAATGATGATGGCCAACTGGCGGATGTTCCGCCAGCCGCACAGATCGATCATCACCGGCAGGAAATAGATGAATGAGTGGACCCTGAAGTTGACCGCCAGCCCGATGCAGGCACCGATGATCAGATGGGGTGTCCACTTTCCGACGCTGTCGCGTGGAAGGTCCCTCGAGAAGATGGCCAGGGTGACCAGGAAGATGACGAACGGGTCCGGACGCACCCAAATGGTGTAGGGCGCGAACAGCAGCATGAAGGCGAGGAACATAAGCGTGCCGGCGCAGGCGTACGTGGGACCGAACCGCCGCCGCGCATACAGGAAAAAGAGCAACACCGCTCCCCCCGCCGCCAGTGAGTTGGCCAGCTTGCTGGCCGCGAGGGATCCGCCGGCAACGGCCAGGGCGCCGGCGTGGGTCAGGTAGATCATCGGCCCGTAATAGTTCCCGAAGATGGGCCACTCGCCGTGGCCTTGATACAGGGGGTGTCCCTCCAGCAGGCGCCAGGCGGCGATTCCCAGGTTGGGCTCGATGTGGTCGAAGAATCCTCCGACGCTTACATAGCGGACCATGGCGTAAGCCAGAAAGAACGCCGCCGTGGCCGCCGCCGCCGCCAGGGCGACGCCGAACGGGCCGAGTCTTTCCGTTGAAGGATGCACCATGTGAAATACCGGTGGCAGCACCTTACCCGGCGCTAGAGCATGTTTTGGCCATCTCCGTGGCGGCGGTGATCACGGCATCATGGTCCAGGCGGGCGACGCAAGGCCACATGCCGTTCTCCGCCGGCAGCGAGCATGCGCCGAGGCAGCCTTCGCAGGGCATGGTTTGATACAGGAAACGCACCTTGGGCGGAGTTAACGACGCGTCATATGGCACCATCTCGCCGACATAGGCGGCACTGGCGAGACACAGGGTAGGCGCCCCCACGACGCCGGCCAAATGCATGCAGGCGGTATCGACCGAGATCACCAGATCCGCCGCCCTGAGCCGCGCCACCAAATCGTGAAAATTCGAGCCATCGAACTCGACGTTGGCCATCGCCAGCAGCTCCTGGAATTCAGGATTGCGCTCAAGATCGGATGGCCCGCCGGTGATGACGATACGGCAGTCGCCCGGCAACTGCTCGACAATACGCCGGTACAGTTCAACCGGGCTCTGTTTTTCCTTAACCGCCGAGAATGGCTGGATAAGCACCAACGGCCCCGGCTCATTGGCCGCTGGCGGCAACCGGTTTTCAGCTATGCATGGCTCGGGCAACGGCGCTTTGGTTCCACTAAGCCAGTCGGCGAAGCGGTGCCAGCGCAACACCTTGTTCAGGTGTTTTCCGCCGCTGTCGAACAGGCGGTCATAAAGGCTCCGGTTGGCCTTCAGATCGGCGTCGTATTTGGCCCATGGGCGGGGCTCCATGGCCAATGTTTCCGGCGCTTCGCAGGCGGCAACCAGGGCTTCATCCAGGTGTGGGTGGCGCAGATAATCGGTATGGACGACCAGACGGGTGTTGGCGGCGAATAGGCGCTCGCAGACGCCGCACCTATATGAAAGATCCTTGCGCAAGCGTCCGAAGTCCACCGTTTCCACGCTCACTCGCCCCGGGAAAAGGAAGGCCATCTTGTCCGATCCCTTCCGCAACAGGACCGTCACCGCTTCGCCGTCGTTCGCCAAGGCCAGAAAGCGGGGCAACACCAGGGCGAAAAGAACGGTGTCGCCGAGGCCGCCGCTGGAAACCAATAATACGCCGTGAGGTTCGCCGGGGCGCTTGGAGGAGCGGCGCCTGAAAGCCTGATAGCGATCCTGCAGCTTGAACAGCTTCACTTAGCGACCTTTGGTATCAGTAGGCGGCATAGGATTTTTCTTCGATAATACGCGATCCGAGAAGCAGGTTTATTTCCTTCTTAAGCGCCGCACGTTTGTCGTTTGTCATGTAAACGGCGCGGGCCAGTTCGATGAAGGTGTCGCCGAAATCCTTATTGCGTTGGCAGTCGCGGATGTTGTCCTCGATCACCCAGAGTTTCTCGTTGACGCCCCTCAATTCCATGGTCAACCGGTCAAGCTCCTGGGATGGCTGGATTGCGGAATCGCGCGACGCGACAAGTGTTTCCCATTCGAAACGCACGTTTCTTATTTTCTCCTCGTCGTCCATGCGCTCCAGCTTGATCTCCAGGATGGTGATTTTGTCGATCAGTTCGCCCGGGGCGATTTCGACGGTTATGGTTTTCGGCACTTTAACTTTCTCCGTTTATCCATGGGGGTTGTCCATGGGGGGTGCCTTACGGTTCAGGCGCGGTCGAAATCATCCTCAATGCGCACGATG
This region includes:
- a CDS encoding response regulator, producing the protein MSREVIMARKILVVDDETDIRAEIAEYIQGKGYEVEAAVDGVEALEKFEAAPADLVITDIRMPRVDGYEVIRRIREIDPRVPIIATTGHYSPTDLNKAKEAGATLTMKKPIRLRKLGKKLKSLLEADEE
- a CDS encoding response regulator; translated protein: MTDGPILIVEDNPDDEALILRALKKFNVSNEITVVRDGAEALDYLFKTGPYADREGGNPAVVLLDLKLPKIDGLEVLRRVRADEQTKLQPVVILTSSDEQEDMIQGYDLGANSYVRKPVEFEAFSAAVNQLGLYWLLLNEPPPETG
- a CDS encoding PAS domain S-box protein: MAKPLKVLIVEDSEGDARLLVRHLRRGGFDPVHERVETAEAMRAAFADKAWDVVLCDYKLPKFSPPAALALLRELDVDLPFIVVSGAVGEERAADLMKAGAHDLVLKDSLARLIPAIKREMLEAKTRRKGRRAEDALRESEERYRDLYENAPVAYASVSAVDGSILRFNRMALRLLGYDRDDLKRMNVSDLFADTSDGLAKAKFVYRNFQRGKSIRRAELQMKRKDGDLIWIGLSVEPVKDAEGNITESRSVFTDITDRRRAEAALRESEERWRGFADASFDGLLIHDSGVILDANERFAEMFGCAADELRGTRVLELVAPESLEMVRERLMWQVAEYYEAAGRRKDGSTFPMEVSSREIAYKGREQRAMAVRDITERMRADKALRESAAVLAASQQIGNLGSWEWNTTTDEGMWSDETFRIFGLAPDSPCPSFARFLEMVHPEDRDAVKKSVEEAVANRRPYEFEYRVIRPDGTCRACYSKAELILDDAGGVTGMVGIIQDITERKRAEEELRKLSRAVEQSPALVIITDTEGNIEYVNPKFEQITGYAAEEAIGKNPRILKSGHTPPEEYKRLWRTITSGGEWRGEFHNRKKNGELYWEAASISPITAPDGTITHFLAVKEDITERRRTQAQLIQSSKLATLGEMATGMAHELNQPLSVIRMAADSTLERLEDGDVGSEYLRRKLDRISAQIERAAGIIDHMRIFGRVADEKPQAFDPREVMENALGLMGQQLRLRSIEVETALPERCRSVSGHGAQLEQVVLNLLTNARDAIGSNRDSSADAGKIIIGVEDLGSENKLRLTVEDTGGGIPEDVIPRIFEPFYTTKEVGQGTGLGLSVSYGIVRDMGGTIEAANADGGARFTVTLPALEDDKKSGPKSKGSGRAGE
- a CDS encoding transporter substrate-binding domain-containing protein, which produces MKHFVRPGIRLASLLGGVVVLAALVVGGYFWWSETQPVKYTRSLEKVTIGVEKSFLPAAVWVAENKGYFEEERLNLTIKEFDSGKASLIAMLNGEGIDISAAAPTPIMFSSFVREDFFIISTFAYAYEDIKVIANKDSGINNAEDLKGKKIGTLMGSTGQFFTETFLIHNSISPSDVEVVNIAPTDLPEALKNGHIDAQVIWEPHGTTARDLLGDKAIRLPSGKVYKTTFNFLTMKNFANENPEILERFLRGINKATDFLNNNKEESQKIIANRLNLIKEVVALHWDDFTFNLSLDQTFFINIESEARWAIRNELTDKTKVPNYLEYIYIDALESVKPEAVTIIR
- a CDS encoding glycosyltransferase family 9 protein; this translates as MKLFKLQDRYQAFRRRSSKRPGEPHGVLLVSSGGLGDTVLFALVLPRFLALANDGEAVTVLLRKGSDKMAFLFPGRVSVETVDFGRLRKDLSYRCGVCERLFAANTRLVVHTDYLRHPHLDEALVAACEAPETLAMEPRPWAKYDADLKANRSLYDRLFDSGGKHLNKVLRWHRFADWLSGTKAPLPEPCIAENRLPPAANEPGPLVLIQPFSAVKEKQSPVELYRRIVEQLPGDCRIVITGGPSDLERNPEFQELLAMANVEFDGSNFHDLVARLRAADLVISVDTACMHLAGVVGAPTLCLASAAYVGEMVPYDASLTPPKVRFLYQTMPCEGCLGACSLPAENGMWPCVARLDHDAVITAATEMAKTCSSAG
- a CDS encoding DUF1059 domain-containing protein; its protein translation is MTKSFTCRDVGVDCDWKTSAETEDALMANIQVHAAEVHPTIELTPELVDTIRAAIKDG
- a CDS encoding PAS domain-containing sensor histidine kinase; the encoded protein is MAERLKSTMVSRDEAEEALRQHAHDLGERFKELTGLYSLSKIFDRPGISLEESLQAVVEVLPPAWHYPEITCARITLDGREFTTGNLEETMWRQASDIVVGGEPAGAVEVFYLEEKPELDEGPFLKEERSLIDDIAARLAQSIERMRAEGEIRKLNVELEERVIERTAELGAVNQELETFSYSVSHDLRAPLRSMDGFSHALLEDYGDKLDAEGRDYLQRVRAGSQKMAQLIDDLLKLSRVTRGELERREVDLSQLAQAVAAKLQESAPERRITFDIAPGAVVEGDARLMRIVLENLLGNAWKFTAKHDHATIEFGVTNHDGEPAYFVRDDGAGFDMAYADKLFQPFQRLHTSTEFGGTGIGLATVARVVKRHGGSVWAESGVEQGATVYFTL